The Rhodococcus rhodochrous DNA window GAACTCAACTCGCTCGTCGCGGTCGTCCACCACCGGACCAGGAAGCCGCACGGGGTGATCCACGGCGAACTGCGTCGCCAGTGCGGTGGTCCGCCGACGGCGATGGCGACCGCCGAGCAACTGCGCGACCGGATCGCGATCCTGCGCAGCTGGTGAGGACGAGAACGGGCGACCACCTCGAGGTGGTCGCCCGTTCGGTCGGGTCGCGGAACCGTGGTTCCGGACGGCGGATCACACGGTGGCGTCGGACTCGCTCACGATCGTCGCTCCGAGTTCACGGAGGCGGTCGGTGTGCTCGTTCGCGTGGTGCCCGCAGAACAACAGTTCTCCGCCGGTCGGAAGGACGGCGCGGACACGAGCGGCGGCATTGCACCGATCGCAGCGATCTGCAGCGGTCAACTTCGGGCTGGTCAACGTACCGGGCATGACTCCTCCAAACTGGCCACCGCTCATATCGGGTGCCGGGGTCTGGTCCGCCGCACCGGCCGGCGCGGTGGATCTACTCTGACAGACGATTCGTATTCATGTGTTGTTCCCCTGGATGCCCAATGGTGGCGTGTTTCACGCATCGAACAGCGAAAACGCTTCGACATGGCCGTTTTCCGCACGGTGTGTTCGCTCACAGCGCAGAGCTCGAGGGGGCCGGGAACGCCCCGGACGGGCTGTCCGACGCACAATGACGCCATGACCGAGACCCTGCTGCACATCATCTCCCGCGACGATTGGGACCGCTTCCGACCCCTCGGGGCGGTCGTGCCGGACTCCCTCGGGACCCAGGGTTTCGTCCACCTGTCGACCCCGCACCAGGTGCACCTGCCCGCCGACCGGTTGTACGTCGGCCGCACGGACCTCCTCCTGCTGCGCGTCGACCCGACGCGCCTCGTCGACCCGCTCCGTTTCGAACCCGGCGTACCGGAGGACCCGGAGTCGATGCGCTTTCCTCACCTCTACGGGCCCCTGCCCGTCGACGCCGTCGTGGAGGTGACGCCCTACCTGCCGGGACCGGACGGTCGGTTCCCGCCCCTGGACCGGGAGCGAGCGGACGCCGTCGGTCCGGAGGACTAGTCTTTCGACCATGATCGTCGACGTGACGCCGCTTCCCGGGATCGGTGTACGCAAGGACTTCGAACTGGCCTCCGGGCGCCGCATCGGGGTGATCACCCATCGGGACGGTCACAGCGACCTCATCATCTCGAAGGCGGGCGACCCCGACGCGTGTGCGGCTTCCCTGCCTCTCACCGTCGAGGAGGCGGCGACGCTCAGCAATCTGCTCGGTGCCCCACAGCTCGTCGCACAGTTGCGTGAAGACCACCGCGAACTGCCCGGAATCCTCACCCGACAGCTCCATGTCAACGAGGATTCCCGGTTCGACGGAGCGGTACTGGGCGACACCGCGTTGCGCACCCGCACCGGTGTGTCCGTCGTGGCCGTGATGCGTGCCGGTCAGGTCATGCCGTCTCCGACACCCGACTTCGTTCTCACGGGTGGGGACATCCTGGTGGCGGTCGGCACGGCCGACGGTCTCGACGCGGTCGCCAGGATCCTGCGCAACGGCTGATCCCGCAGAATGGACACGACGACACTCGCACTCATCGAACTGGGTGCGGTGTTCTTCGGACTCGGCGTCCTCGGACGGCTCGCGGCGCGGATCGGCATGTCGCCGTTCCCGTTCTATCTGATCGGCGGCCTGTGCTTCGGCAACGGTGGCTTCATCCAGCTCGGCGACATCGGGGCGTTCAGTCACATCGCCAGCGAGATCGGCGTGGTCCTGCTGCTGTTGCTGCTCGGTCTCGAGTACACCGCGAACGAGTTGATCAGCGGCCTGCGACGCTCCCGGATGGCAGGTCTGCTCGACCTCGCCCTGAACGCGGTGCCGGGAGCCGCCGTCGCGCTGATCCTGGGTCTCGGACCCATCGGCGCCTTCGTGCTCGCGGGTGTCACCTACATCTCGTCGTCCGGGATCGTGGCGAAGGTCCTCGCCGATCTGGGGCGCCTCGGCAACCGCGAGACCCCGGTCGTCCTGTCGATCCTCGTCTTCGAGGATCTCGCGATGGCCGTCTACCTCCCGATCCTCACTGCGATCCTGGCGGGCGTGAGTCTGCTCGGCGGCCTCGAAGCCGTCGCGATCTCACTCGGTCTCGTCACCGTGGTGTTGGTGCTGGTGGTGCGATACGGGCGCTACGTCTCGGTCGTGCTCGACAGCCCCGATCGGGAAACGCTGTTGCTCAAGCTGCTCGGCGCGGCATTGTTGGTGGCGGGAATGGCGTCGGCCCTACAGGTGTCCGCGGCCGTGGGTGCCTTCCTGCTGGGCATCGCCATCTCCGGTTCGACGGCACACAACGCGGTCCGGGTCCTCGAACCGCTCCGCGACCTGTTCGCCGCCATCTTCTTCGTCTTCTTCGGACTCAACACCGATCCGACGGCGATACCGCCGGTGCTCGGCTGGGCGATCCTGCTGGCCGTGCTAACCGCGCTGACGAAGCTCGTCACCGGATGGATCGCGGCGGCCCGTCACGGTATCGCTGTGATGGGCCGGGCGCGCGCCGGCGCGGCACTCATCGCCCGGGGAGAGTTCTCCATCGTGATCGCCGGACTGGCCGTGGCCTCCGGTCACGTCGACAGTCGCCTCGCGGCGATCGCCTCGGCATACGTGATGATCACCGCGGTGCTCGGTCCCGTGGCCGCGCGGATCGTCGAACCGGTGATGCGGTTCGCATCCACACGACTCCCCGGAGGCGACGAGCGACAGCGCCTTCCCGGAGACGAACCGGAGCTTCTCTAGCGGCCCCTTCTCTCGCGGCCTTCTTCTGCGGACCCCGGGGTCCGGAACGAAGAACGAGGGCCACCCGATCGGATGGCCCTCGTTCTTCGGGACGGATGTCAGTCGAGGTAGTCGCGCAGCACCTGCGACCGCGACGGGTGGCGCAGCTTCGACATGGTCTTCGACTCGATCTGGCGGATGCGCTCGCGCGTCACGCCGTAGACCTGACCGATCTCGTCGAGGGTGCGCGGCTGGCCGTCGGTGAGGCCGAAGCGCAGACGCACGACGCCCGCTTCGCGCTCGGACAGGGTCTCGAGCACCGACTGCAGCTGATCCTGCAGCAGGGTGAAGGAGACGGCGTCGACGGCCACGACGGCCTCGGAGTCCTCGATGAAGTCGCCGAGCTGGCTGTCGCCCTCGTCGCCGATCGTCTGGTCGAGGGAGATGGGCTCACGCGCGTACTGCTGGATCTCCAGCACCTTCTCCGGCGTGATGTCCATTTCCTTGGCGAGCTCCTCGGGCGTGGGCTCGCGGCCCAGATCCTGGAGCAGCTCGCGCTGGATACGACCGAGCTTGTTGATGACCTCGACCATGTGCACCGGGATACGGATGGTGCGGGCCTGGTCGGCCATGGCACGGGTGATGGCCTGACGGATCCACCAGGTCGCGTAGGTGGAGAACTTGTAACCCTTGGTGTAGTCGAACTTCTCGACCGCGCGGATCAGACCGAGGTTGCCTTCCTGGATCAGGTCCAGGAACGCCATGCCGCGGCCGGTGTAGCGCTTGGCGAGCGAGACGACGAGACGGAGGTTCGCCTCGAGCAGGTGGTTCTTGGCCCGGTTGCCGTCGCGGCAGATCCAGTTCAGGTCGCGGCGCTGGGCGACGGGGAGCTTCTCGCCCTTCTCCGCCAGCTGCTGCAGCATGTGGGTCGCGTACAGACCGGCCTCGATGCGCTTGGCGAGCTCCACCTCCTCCTCGGCGTTGAGGAGGGCGACCTTGCCGATCTGCTTGAGGTAGGCGCGCACGGAGTCGGCCGAGGCGGTGAGCTCGGCGTCCTTGCGTGCCTGACGCAGCGCCTCGGACTCCTCCTCGTCCCAGACGAAGTCGCCCGAGGCCTTGTCCTTCTCGCTGGGCTCGTCGTCCTCGACCACCACATCCTCGGCGCCGGCGAGATCACCCTCCGAGACCTCGAGGTCTGCGAGGTCCGCTTCCTCGGTGGCGTCGAAGTCCTCGTCGCCCGAACCTGCAGCCTTCGTGGCCTTCTTTGCTGCCTTCTTCGCGGTGGTCTTCTTGGCGGCTGCCTTCTTCGCAGGAGCCTTCTTGGCGGCTGCCTTCTTCGCGGGGGCCTTCTTCGCAGCGGTCTTCTTCGCCGGCGGCTTGGCACCGGGAGCGGTACCCTCCGCGGAGTCCGCAGCGCCTGCGACGCTCGAAGCGTCCGCAACGGGTGCCGATTCGTTGGCGGAATCAGCGGTGTGGATGTCGGTGGCTGCCACGTACG harbors:
- a CDS encoding DUF7455 domain-containing protein; translated protein: MPGTLTSPKLTAADRCDRCNAAARVRAVLPTGGELLFCGHHANEHTDRLRELGATIVSESDATV
- a CDS encoding DUF952 domain-containing protein; translated protein: MTETLLHIISRDDWDRFRPLGAVVPDSLGTQGFVHLSTPHQVHLPADRLYVGRTDLLLLRVDPTRLVDPLRFEPGVPEDPESMRFPHLYGPLPVDAVVEVTPYLPGPDGRFPPLDRERADAVGPED
- a CDS encoding cation:proton antiporter regulatory subunit, with the translated sequence MIVDVTPLPGIGVRKDFELASGRRIGVITHRDGHSDLIISKAGDPDACAASLPLTVEEAATLSNLLGAPQLVAQLREDHRELPGILTRQLHVNEDSRFDGAVLGDTALRTRTGVSVVAVMRAGQVMPSPTPDFVLTGGDILVAVGTADGLDAVARILRNG
- a CDS encoding RNA polymerase sigma factor codes for the protein MAATDIHTADSANESAPVADASSVAGAADSAEGTAPGAKPPAKKTAAKKAPAKKAAAKKAPAKKAAAKKTTAKKAAKKATKAAGSGDEDFDATEEADLADLEVSEGDLAGAEDVVVEDDEPSEKDKASGDFVWDEEESEALRQARKDAELTASADSVRAYLKQIGKVALLNAEEEVELAKRIEAGLYATHMLQQLAEKGEKLPVAQRRDLNWICRDGNRAKNHLLEANLRLVVSLAKRYTGRGMAFLDLIQEGNLGLIRAVEKFDYTKGYKFSTYATWWIRQAITRAMADQARTIRIPVHMVEVINKLGRIQRELLQDLGREPTPEELAKEMDITPEKVLEIQQYAREPISLDQTIGDEGDSQLGDFIEDSEAVVAVDAVSFTLLQDQLQSVLETLSEREAGVVRLRFGLTDGQPRTLDEIGQVYGVTRERIRQIESKTMSKLRHPSRSQVLRDYLD
- a CDS encoding cation:proton antiporter; translated protein: MDTTTLALIELGAVFFGLGVLGRLAARIGMSPFPFYLIGGLCFGNGGFIQLGDIGAFSHIASEIGVVLLLLLLGLEYTANELISGLRRSRMAGLLDLALNAVPGAAVALILGLGPIGAFVLAGVTYISSSGIVAKVLADLGRLGNRETPVVLSILVFEDLAMAVYLPILTAILAGVSLLGGLEAVAISLGLVTVVLVLVVRYGRYVSVVLDSPDRETLLLKLLGAALLVAGMASALQVSAAVGAFLLGIAISGSTAHNAVRVLEPLRDLFAAIFFVFFGLNTDPTAIPPVLGWAILLAVLTALTKLVTGWIAAARHGIAVMGRARAGAALIARGEFSIVIAGLAVASGHVDSRLAAIASAYVMITAVLGPVAARIVEPVMRFASTRLPGGDERQRLPGDEPELL